A section of the Pediococcus inopinatus genome encodes:
- a CDS encoding type II toxin-antitoxin system HicB family antitoxin: protein MLVSYPALFYYDKSEKVPFFVTLPDFTNSATQGLNISDAMAMASDWLGITVADYIENNHDLPKPSDIQTLSLKRNNPYPSELNYDQDLSFVSMVMVDLNGYIGSDQPIKKTLTIPKWADKLGKKLNLNFSKTLTEAIANKKLNR, encoded by the coding sequence ATGTTAGTCAGCTACCCAGCACTTTTTTATTATGACAAGTCAGAAAAAGTCCCGTTTTTCGTTACCCTTCCAGACTTCACTAACTCGGCTACTCAAGGTTTAAATATTTCCGATGCAATGGCGATGGCTTCCGATTGGCTTGGCATTACCGTTGCCGACTATATTGAAAACAATCACGACTTACCAAAACCATCTGATATCCAAACACTCTCTTTAAAAAGAAACAATCCTTACCCCAGCGAACTTAACTATGACCAGGACTTATCCTTTGTGTCGATGGTTATGGTTGATTTAAATGGCTACATTGGTTCCGATCAACCAATCAAGAAAACTTTAACGATTCCAAAATGGGCTGATAAACTAGGGAAAAAATTGAACTTGAATTTTTCCAAAACCCTAACCGAAGCAATTGCCAACAAAAAATTGAACCGATAA
- a CDS encoding MurR/RpiR family transcriptional regulator, producing MTYVETIKLRYDDLTKSEKKVADYVLGSGDKLINQTLTDVKKSTGVGDATIVRFCQKLNYQGFSDLKIAIAKVAYKQDSAKEPPDSYVDLVSNRLMDAIRSTAALVNPKDLNTGIDLIHAAQRIFIFGVGSSGVTAEDMASRFLREGIQAEAITDPHYQAQNAALMSDKDLIIAFSLSGNTKDIFDSCKIAKQNGAKLIIVTNHLLSPIAKQGDVVLQTAVEELLMNGGSLSGKISQLCVCDLLITGYTITYHINSLKMRERVLRSIINKSID from the coding sequence ATGACATATGTAGAAACAATTAAATTACGCTACGATGATTTAACTAAATCCGAGAAAAAAGTTGCCGACTATGTGCTCGGTTCTGGCGATAAACTGATCAACCAAACCTTAACTGACGTGAAAAAATCAACCGGTGTGGGCGACGCAACCATTGTTCGTTTCTGCCAAAAATTAAACTATCAAGGCTTTTCTGATTTAAAAATTGCCATTGCAAAAGTTGCTTATAAACAAGACTCCGCCAAAGAGCCTCCTGATTCCTACGTGGATCTGGTCAGCAACCGACTAATGGATGCCATCCGCTCAACTGCAGCATTGGTAAATCCCAAAGACTTGAATACTGGGATTGACCTCATTCATGCAGCTCAACGAATCTTTATTTTTGGGGTCGGCTCAAGTGGCGTCACAGCTGAAGATATGGCTTCTCGTTTTCTGCGCGAAGGCATTCAAGCAGAAGCCATCACCGATCCCCATTACCAAGCGCAAAACGCGGCTTTAATGAGTGACAAAGATCTCATCATTGCGTTCAGTTTGTCTGGAAATACCAAAGATATTTTCGATTCCTGCAAAATTGCCAAACAAAACGGCGCAAAATTAATTATCGTGACGAATCATTTGCTGTCACCAATCGCTAAACAAGGCGACGTCGTTTTACAGACAGCGGTGGAAGAACTCTTAATGAATGGTGGCTCCTTATCTGGCAAAATTTCTCAGCTCTGCGTTTGCGATCTTTTGATTACGGGCTACACAATTACCTACCATATCAATTCATTGAAAATGCGTGAGCGTGTTCTACGGTCAATTATTAATAAGTCGATTGATTGA